A window of Terriglobales bacterium contains these coding sequences:
- a CDS encoding M28 family peptidase, translated as MRSTLFALVALVLLAMGGCTRSNGNPKSSAAEGRSAQPETPAATVPDPGGTAPRVDAQRAMKYVREVVAFGPRPIGSPAHKKLEGYILAQLKGDQVESDEFTAQTPAGAFPMRNIIAKYPGKKDGIIVIGSHYDTLYGRPDFVGANDGGATTGLLLELGHHLRGKREGYSVWLVWFDGEEAVRHWSPEDSVYGSRHLAEKWQKDGTLKKIKAFLLTDMIGDAELDIQRDENSTAGLEDLVYKAASNLGYQSHFFATDTAVEDDHLPFKRAGVPVADIIDIDYGYGNALHHTDQDTLDKLSPKSLKIAGDVVLETVRLLDQR; from the coding sequence ATGAGAAGCACGCTTTTCGCACTGGTCGCGTTGGTGCTGCTGGCGATGGGCGGGTGCACGCGAAGCAACGGAAACCCGAAAAGTAGCGCCGCCGAAGGCCGCTCTGCCCAACCGGAAACGCCCGCTGCCACCGTGCCGGACCCGGGCGGTACCGCGCCCAGGGTCGACGCCCAACGGGCCATGAAGTACGTGCGCGAGGTGGTGGCCTTCGGGCCCCGGCCTATCGGCAGCCCGGCCCACAAGAAGCTGGAGGGTTACATCCTGGCGCAGCTCAAGGGCGACCAGGTGGAGAGCGACGAATTCACCGCCCAAACCCCCGCCGGAGCGTTCCCCATGCGCAACATCATCGCCAAGTATCCAGGAAAAAAGGACGGCATCATCGTCATCGGCTCGCATTACGACACCCTGTACGGCCGGCCGGACTTCGTGGGTGCGAACGATGGCGGGGCCACCACCGGCTTGTTGCTGGAGCTGGGCCATCATCTGCGTGGAAAGCGCGAGGGATACAGCGTCTGGCTGGTGTGGTTCGACGGGGAGGAAGCGGTGCGCCACTGGTCGCCGGAGGACAGCGTCTACGGCAGCAGGCACCTGGCGGAGAAGTGGCAGAAAGACGGCACGCTGAAGAAGATCAAGGCGTTCCTGCTGACCGACATGATCGGCGACGCCGAGCTCGACATCCAGCGCGACGAGAATTCGACCGCGGGGCTCGAGGATCTGGTGTACAAGGCGGCATCGAACCTGGGCTACCAGTCGCACTTCTTCGCGACCGACACCGCCGTCGAAGATGACCATCTGCCCTTCAAGCGGGCCGGCGTCCCGGTGGCCGACATCATCGACATCGATTATGGCTACGGCAACGCACTCCACCACACCGACCAGGACACCCTGGACAAGCTGAGCCCCAAGAGCCTGAAGATCGCAGGCGACGTCGTGCTGGAGACGGTGCGCCTGCTCGACCAGCGTTAA
- a CDS encoding TerC family protein, giving the protein MAGNWLFWVLFNGFVVAMLLLDLGVFHRKAHVVRFREALTWTVVWIALAGTFAVLVYFYGHHMTGDWKRANSELALEFLTGYLIEESLSVDNLFIFLLIFRHFAVPKQNQHKVLFWGILGALIMRAIFIAAGVTLIRRFEWIIYLFGAFLVYTGLTLMFQHGASVNPKDSRVLRWFRKVVRVTHDYESDRFLVRRPDGWFATPLMLVLVLVESTDVLFATDSIPAVLAVTRDPFIVYTSNVFAVLGLRSLYFALAGMMDLFHYLHYGLAVILMFIGAKML; this is encoded by the coding sequence ATGGCCGGAAACTGGCTGTTCTGGGTCCTGTTCAACGGGTTCGTGGTGGCGATGCTCCTGCTGGACCTGGGAGTCTTCCACCGCAAGGCGCACGTCGTCCGCTTCCGGGAGGCGCTGACCTGGACGGTGGTGTGGATCGCCCTGGCGGGCACTTTCGCCGTGCTCGTGTACTTCTACGGGCACCACATGACCGGCGATTGGAAGCGGGCGAACTCCGAGCTGGCGCTGGAGTTCCTCACCGGGTACCTGATCGAGGAATCGCTCAGCGTCGATAACCTCTTCATCTTCCTGTTGATCTTCCGCCACTTCGCGGTGCCCAAGCAGAACCAGCACAAGGTGCTGTTCTGGGGGATCCTGGGCGCCCTCATCATGCGCGCCATCTTCATCGCCGCCGGGGTGACGCTCATCCGCCGCTTCGAGTGGATCATCTACCTCTTCGGAGCGTTCCTGGTCTATACCGGGCTGACCCTGATGTTTCAGCACGGAGCGTCGGTCAATCCCAAGGATAGCCGCGTGCTGCGCTGGTTCCGGAAGGTCGTGCGGGTGACCCACGATTACGAATCGGACCGCTTCCTGGTGCGCCGTCCCGACGGCTGGTTTGCGACCCCGCTGATGCTGGTGCTGGTGCTGGTGGAAAGCACCGACGTGTTGTTCGCCACCGATTCCATCCCTGCCGTACTGGCGGTCACCCGCGATCCCTTCATCGTGTACACCTCGAATGTGTTCGCGGTCCTGGGGCTAAGGTCGCTTTATTTCGCCCTGGCCGGGATGATGGACCTCTTCCACTATCTTCACTACGGGCTGGCCGTCATCCTCATGTTCATCGGGGCCAAGATGCTGG
- a CDS encoding sodium:solute symporter family protein, whose product MQLTALDWIVLVAYFAVNLAIGFHYYRRASGSVGEFFVSGRSVPWWLAGTSMVATTFGADTPLVVTGLVYKNGIAGNWLWWAMALSGMMTVFFFARLWRRAGVLTDMEFAELRYAGKPAAFLRGFRALYLALPVNTIIMGWVYLAMAKVLEITLGLDKLHALLLALAIAALTLIYTAVSGLWSVLWTDFVQFILKMTMVIALAGFAAAAVGGMAGLTTRIAAQDAALHRDTLSFFPARGSDLFLTFLVFLSINWWASWYPGAEPGGGGYIAQRIFCAKNERHSLGATLFFNIAHYALRPWPWIVAALVSVALYPNLRDPEAGYLQVMVTHLPPSLRGLMLAGFAAAFMSTIGTHINLGASYLINDFYRRFLRQGESERHYVVASRVATVLVTVVAAVCAFYMDSIGGAWKFLIAIGAGAGLVFILRWFWWRINAWSEVSAMTAAGLSSLYLQSRWSSPVVAALRRIDALLPASPLNPDDAHGFAWLMILTTAFTTVSWMIVTYLTPPEPAEKLQSFYDKVQPAAIGWRAFAAKHRSRQSLRWAALNWVVGCAMIYSALFGIGHLVFGRIAPGLALLALAAACIGFIFWDLERRGWETLTGDAHKTP is encoded by the coding sequence GTGCAACTCACCGCCCTCGACTGGATCGTCCTCGTCGCCTACTTCGCCGTCAATCTCGCCATCGGCTTCCATTACTACCGGCGGGCCAGCGGCAGCGTGGGGGAGTTCTTCGTCTCCGGACGCAGTGTGCCCTGGTGGCTGGCGGGGACCTCCATGGTGGCCACCACCTTCGGCGCCGACACCCCGCTGGTGGTCACTGGACTGGTCTACAAGAACGGGATCGCCGGCAACTGGTTGTGGTGGGCGATGGCGCTCAGCGGCATGATGACCGTGTTCTTTTTCGCCCGGCTGTGGCGCCGGGCCGGGGTGCTCACCGACATGGAATTCGCGGAGCTGCGCTATGCCGGCAAGCCGGCGGCCTTCCTGCGCGGTTTCCGCGCGCTGTATCTTGCCCTGCCGGTGAATACCATCATCATGGGCTGGGTCTACCTGGCGATGGCCAAGGTGCTGGAGATCACCCTGGGCCTCGACAAGCTGCATGCGCTGCTGCTGGCGCTGGCCATTGCGGCGCTGACGCTGATCTACACCGCGGTATCGGGACTGTGGTCAGTGCTGTGGACGGACTTCGTCCAGTTCATCCTGAAGATGACCATGGTGATCGCGCTGGCGGGGTTCGCGGCGGCGGCGGTGGGCGGCATGGCCGGGCTCACCACCAGGATCGCTGCCCAGGATGCCGCGCTGCACCGCGACACTCTGAGCTTCTTCCCGGCGCGGGGTTCCGACCTGTTCCTGACCTTCCTGGTGTTCCTCAGCATCAACTGGTGGGCGAGCTGGTATCCGGGCGCCGAGCCGGGCGGGGGCGGGTACATCGCGCAGCGCATCTTCTGCGCCAAGAATGAGCGCCATTCCCTGGGAGCCACGCTCTTTTTCAACATCGCGCACTATGCACTGCGGCCCTGGCCGTGGATCGTGGCTGCGCTGGTGTCGGTGGCGCTGTATCCCAACCTGCGCGATCCCGAGGCCGGCTACCTGCAGGTGATGGTGACGCACCTGCCGCCCAGCCTGCGCGGGCTGATGCTGGCGGGCTTCGCCGCCGCTTTCATGTCCACCATCGGCACCCACATCAACCTTGGGGCGTCCTATCTGATCAACGACTTCTATCGGCGCTTCCTGCGCCAAGGAGAGAGCGAGCGGCACTACGTGGTCGCATCGCGGGTAGCGACGGTGCTGGTGACGGTGGTGGCGGCGGTTTGCGCCTTCTACATGGATTCGATCGGTGGGGCCTGGAAGTTCCTGATCGCTATCGGGGCGGGCGCGGGGCTGGTCTTCATCCTGCGCTGGTTCTGGTGGCGCATCAATGCCTGGTCGGAAGTGAGTGCCATGACCGCCGCCGGACTGTCGTCACTCTACCTGCAGTCGCGCTGGTCGAGCCCGGTCGTGGCCGCGTTGCGAAGGATCGACGCGCTGCTCCCGGCGTCGCCGCTGAACCCGGACGATGCCCACGGCTTTGCCTGGCTCATGATCCTGACCACGGCCTTCACCACCGTCTCCTGGATGATCGTGACCTACCTGACCCCTCCGGAACCCGCCGAGAAGCTGCAGTCGTTTTATGACAAGGTGCAGCCGGCCGCGATCGGCTGGCGCGCCTTCGCCGCCAAACACAGGTCTCGCCAGAGCTTGCGCTGGGCGGCGCTGAATTGGGTGGTCGGCTGCGCCATGATCTACTCCGCCCTGTTCGGGATCGGACACCTGGTTTTCGGACGGATCGCGCCCGGGTTGGCGCTGCTGGCGCTGGCCGCGGCCTGCATCGGGTTCATCTTCTGGGACCTGGAACGGCGCGGGTGGGAGACGTTGACTGGCGATGCTCATAAGACGCCCTGA